A segment of the Nitrosospira briensis C-128 genome:
AGCCCCATCTATCATGCCAGAAGATGGTCGGCACATCTGGGAGGTGCGCAGATTCTGCTGAAGCGTGAAGACCTGAATCATACCGGGGCGCACAAGATCAACAATGCTATCGGGCAGGCGCTCCTGGCCAGGCGCATGGGGAAATCGCGCGTGATCGCCGAGACCGGCGCGGGCCAGCACGGTGTAGCCAGCGCTACAGTCGCCGCGCGCTATGGCATGGAATGTGTCGTTTACATGGGCTCCGTCGATGTGGAACGCCAGGCCGCCAATGTTTATCGGATGAAGCTCCTGGGAGCAACAGTCATACCGGTCGAATCAGGTTCGCGAACATTGAAGGACGCCCTGAATGAAGCCATGCGCGACTGGGTAACCAACATCGAAGATACATTCTATATTATTGGCACCGTAGCGGGACCGCATCCCTATCCGATGATGGTACGCGACTTCCAGGCAATAATCGGGCGTGAAGCAATTGTACAGATGCAAGAGGAATACGGGCGGCAGCCGGATGCGTTGATTGCCTGCGTGGGTGGCGGGTCAAATGCTATCGGCCTTTTTTATCCTTATATAGAAAGTAATGTAAGGATGGTCGGCGTGGAAGCGGCGGGACGCGGAATTGAGAGTGGGCAGCATGCGGCTTCCCTGACGATGGGAAGATCCGGCGTATTGCACGGAAATCGCACCTATCTGATCCAGGATGAGAACGGTCAGATTGTCGAGACCCACTCTATTTCAGCCGGGCTGGATTATCCTGGCGTCGGCCCCGAGCACGCCTGGCTCAAGGACAGCAATCGTGCTGAATATATCGCCATTACCGACGACCAGGCGCTGGAGGCGTTCCATTCACTGTGTCATTACGAAGGCATCATACCGGCGCTGGAATCCAGTCATGCGCTGGCTTATGCCGCCCAGCTCGCGCCCTCGCTTGGCAAGGATAAGCTGCTGCTGGTGAACCTGTCCGGACGTGGGGACAAAGATATGGCCACTGTAGCGCAGGCTTCCAATATAACCTTCTGAAATCATCATACATGTCTCGTATCGCTACCGTATTCGGCAACCTGCTCCAGAAAAAAAGAAAAGCACTGATTCCTTTCATCACTGCTGGCGACCCCGAGCCCGCGATGATGGTTCCATTGATGCATGAGCTGGTAAAGGCAGGCGCCGACATCATCGAACTGGGCGTCCCGTTTTCGGACCCCATGGCGGACGGGCCGACCATACAGCGGTCTTCGGAGCGCGCGCTCAAGCATGGTGTAGGTCTGAAGGATGTGCTGACAATGGTGGAGGAATTCAGGAAAACCGATACATACACACCGGTTGTACTGATGGGTTATGCCAACCCGATAGAATCGATGGGCTACGAGAAATTCGCGGTGGGAGCAAAAAAATGCGGGATAGATGGCGTGCTGGTAGTGGATTATCCACCGGAAGAGTCCCGGGAATGGGTAAGCAATCTTGAACGCCAGCAAATAGATGCGATTTTCCTGCTTTCCCCCACTACTCCGCAAGTGCGCGTCGAGCGGGTAGCGGAGCTGGCGCGGGGATACATATATTATGTTTCGCTAAAAGGCGTAACCGGTGCATTAAGTCTCGATCTCCGCGATGTCGCCAACAAACTGGTTCAGTTGCGCACCCGCATCTCCATTCCCATTGGCGTCGGTTTCGGCATACGCGACGGCGCAACGGCCAAAGCCGTGGCGGGCCTTGCCGACGCTGTCGTGATAGGTAGCCGCATCATTGAAGAAATAGAAAATTCAACCAGGGAGAATTTATTAACGAACGTATACGGCTTGGTAAAAAATCTCCGTGCCGCCATCGACGAAGCCAGCGCTGAACA
Coding sequences within it:
- the trpB gene encoding tryptophan synthase subunit beta is translated as MKVYDLPDSHGHFGPYGGIFVAETLIAALEDLRVQYEHYRSDTDFQAEFAYELKHYVGRPSPIYHARRWSAHLGGAQILLKREDLNHTGAHKINNAIGQALLARRMGKSRVIAETGAGQHGVASATVAARYGMECVVYMGSVDVERQAANVYRMKLLGATVIPVESGSRTLKDALNEAMRDWVTNIEDTFYIIGTVAGPHPYPMMVRDFQAIIGREAIVQMQEEYGRQPDALIACVGGGSNAIGLFYPYIESNVRMVGVEAAGRGIESGQHAASLTMGRSGVLHGNRTYLIQDENGQIVETHSISAGLDYPGVGPEHAWLKDSNRAEYIAITDDQALEAFHSLCHYEGIIPALESSHALAYAAQLAPSLGKDKLLLVNLSGRGDKDMATVAQASNITF
- the trpA gene encoding tryptophan synthase subunit alpha is translated as MSRIATVFGNLLQKKRKALIPFITAGDPEPAMMVPLMHELVKAGADIIELGVPFSDPMADGPTIQRSSERALKHGVGLKDVLTMVEEFRKTDTYTPVVLMGYANPIESMGYEKFAVGAKKCGIDGVLVVDYPPEESREWVSNLERQQIDAIFLLSPTTPQVRVERVAELARGYIYYVSLKGVTGALSLDLRDVANKLVQLRTRISIPIGVGFGIRDGATAKAVAGLADAVVIGSRIIEEIENSTRENLLTNVYGLVKNLRAAIDEASAEHASSII